The Winogradskyella schleiferi genome has a window encoding:
- the mgtE gene encoding magnesium transporter yields MEDIQENIPFQLTDELIEKVEVFVEDQNDKELKALLNEYHHADIAEILDDLDLDDAVYVIKLLDSETTSEILMELDEDIREKVLENLSNKEIAEEIEELDTDDAADMIAELPEERQSKVISQIEDDEHREEIQELLAYDEDTAGGLMAKELVKVYETWTVAGCLRRIRGQAKDVTRVHSVYVVDKQDKLIGRLSLKDLITSKSDQKIADIAKDNVDWVNVHDDVEDVAKVMAKYDLEAIPVVDNNQILLGRITIDDIIDVIREEADKDYQLAAGISQDVEADDSILQLTRARLPWLFLGLVGGVGAFLIMEGFHDAFEKYAVLFFFTPLIAAMAGNVGVQSSAIIVQGLANDDIKGSVNNRLVKEMLLAALNGTILALFLFLFVWVTKGDFYTALAISVSLIAVIIVAGLIGTFVPLFLDKRGIDPAIATGPFITTSNDIFGILIYFWIAKLILGI; encoded by the coding sequence GTGGAAGACATCCAAGAAAACATACCATTTCAGCTCACTGATGAACTCATTGAAAAGGTTGAGGTCTTTGTCGAAGACCAAAACGACAAAGAACTTAAGGCCTTATTAAATGAATATCACCATGCGGATATTGCCGAAATTCTTGATGACTTAGATCTTGATGATGCCGTTTATGTCATTAAACTTCTCGACTCTGAAACCACCTCAGAAATCCTTATGGAACTCGATGAGGATATTAGGGAAAAAGTACTCGAAAATCTTTCCAATAAAGAAATTGCCGAAGAAATTGAGGAGTTAGACACGGATGATGCAGCAGATATGATTGCTGAACTTCCAGAAGAACGGCAAAGTAAAGTCATCTCACAAATTGAAGACGACGAACATCGAGAAGAAATACAAGAACTTTTAGCTTACGATGAGGATACTGCTGGTGGACTTATGGCAAAAGAACTTGTAAAAGTCTATGAAACTTGGACGGTTGCTGGTTGTTTACGTAGAATTAGAGGTCAGGCAAAAGATGTTACGAGAGTGCATTCTGTTTACGTTGTAGATAAACAAGACAAACTGATTGGCAGACTATCACTTAAAGATTTAATCACATCCAAAAGCGACCAAAAAATTGCAGATATCGCTAAAGACAATGTGGATTGGGTAAACGTTCACGATGATGTGGAAGATGTTGCCAAGGTTATGGCTAAATACGATTTGGAAGCAATTCCTGTAGTCGATAATAATCAAATTTTGTTGGGTAGAATTACCATTGATGATATTATAGATGTCATCCGTGAAGAAGCCGATAAGGATTACCAATTAGCAGCTGGTATTTCCCAAGATGTAGAAGCCGATGATAGTATTTTACAGCTCACAAGAGCGCGTTTGCCGTGGTTATTTCTTGGTTTGGTTGGTGGCGTTGGAGCTTTTTTAATTATGGAAGGTTTCCATGATGCCTTCGAAAAATATGCTGTACTATTCTTTTTTACACCATTAATTGCGGCAATGGCTGGTAATGTTGGTGTACAATCGAGCGCCATAATTGTACAAGGTTTGGCAAATGATGATATAAAGGGAAGTGTAAACAACAGATTAGTTAAGGAAATGCTTCTTGCGGCACTAAATGGTACCATTTTAGCTTTATTTCTATTCCTTTTCGTGTGGGTAACTAAAGGCGATTTTTACACGGCCTTAGCCATATCTGTTTCGCTAATTGCTGTTATTATTGTCGCTGGACTCATCGGGACTTTTGTGCCTTTATTCTTGGATAAAAGAGGCATTGACCCAGCAATCGCTACAGGACCTTTTATTACGACGAGCAATGACATATTCGGAATATTGATTTATTTCTGGATTGCAAAATTGATTTTAGGAATTTAG
- the rsmA gene encoding 16S rRNA (adenine(1518)-N(6)/adenine(1519)-N(6))-dimethyltransferase RsmA produces MSVKAKKHLGQHFLTDESIAQDIADSLTYKGYNDVLEIGPGMGVLTKYLLKKNITTHVIEIDTESVDYLKNNYLNLADRIIEKDFLKYDLNLVFKDKPFAIIGNFPYNISSQILFKTLELRDQIPEFSGMFQKEVAMRICSKEGSKVYGILSVLTQAFYDANYLFTVPPTVFNPPPKVDSGVLFLKRKENYTLPCDEKLFFRVVKTGFQQRRKTLRNSLKTFNLSDNLKASTIFGQRPEQLSVSQFIELTSLIENDEN; encoded by the coding sequence ATGTCAGTAAAAGCAAAAAAACACCTAGGACAACATTTTTTAACCGACGAATCTATTGCCCAAGACATCGCAGATAGCTTAACTTATAAAGGCTACAATGACGTTTTGGAAATTGGGCCAGGAATGGGCGTCTTAACCAAATATTTGCTCAAAAAGAATATTACCACACACGTCATAGAAATAGACACAGAATCCGTTGATTATTTAAAAAACAACTACCTAAATCTTGCCGACAGAATCATAGAAAAAGATTTCTTAAAATACGATTTAAATCTCGTTTTTAAAGACAAGCCCTTTGCTATCATAGGAAATTTCCCCTATAATATTTCCTCTCAAATTTTATTTAAAACCTTAGAATTAAGAGATCAAATACCAGAATTTTCTGGTATGTTTCAAAAAGAAGTTGCCATGCGGATCTGCTCTAAAGAGGGCTCAAAAGTTTACGGTATTTTATCTGTTTTGACTCAAGCTTTTTATGATGCCAACTATTTGTTCACGGTACCACCTACGGTTTTTAATCCACCACCGAAAGTAGATTCTGGTGTGTTATTTCTCAAAAGAAAAGAAAATTACACGTTGCCATGTGACGAAAAATTATTCTTCAGAGTCGTAAAAACTGGTTTTCAACAACGCAGAAAAACGTTGAGAAACAGTTTAAAAACCTTTAATCTGTCGGATAATTTAAAAGCAAGTACTATATTTGGGCAGCGACCAGAGCAATTGAGTGTTTCACAATTTATTGAACTGACCTCGCTAATTGAAAATGATGAAAATTAA